GGATGAGGCAGAGCATAATCGGATGCTGCATCCGTCTCGGTTATCTACACTGACATATGCAGTGTTAGCCGAGTTTGTGCATCAGGCGGCACCGCTCAAGAAGACGCGGGCGGGCAAGGCGGAGAACCGCATTTTGACGCTGCTTCCACAGATGCAGCAGGAGGCGTGTGAGCCATTTCTGCTACAGGATTGGGCGGAACGGGCAGGCGTAAGCGAGTATTACTTTTGCAAGCTGTTCAAAACATTGACTGAGATGACACCGCTGGAGTTTATTACGCGCTCACGATTGCAAATGGCAAAGCAATGGCTGTTGGAGCGCCCGGACCGCAATATCGGTCAGATTGCGGCAGATGCCGGGTATCCCAGTGTAAGTTATTTTAATCGTCAGTTTATGGCACGAGAAAATATGACGCCGAGTGAGTATCGTAAGCTGTATTGGTAGCAGTGGCAGCAAGTATACCGAATACACAAGGTAGAGTGATAGAGCTAATGAGTGAGACTGATAGACCAACAGACCGACCGTTTATACCTATGTAGACCGAAGCTCTAGCGTTTCCATCATAAGTAGTACTGCTTCCTCTACGGATAGTAGTTCGGTATTAATGACAAGCTCGGGCGTTTCCGGTGCTTCATATGGCGCATCAATTCCGGTAAAACCTTGAATCTGTCCCGCGCGAGCTTTGGCATATAGCCCTTTGGGATCGCGTTGCTCGCAAATGTGAACGGGGCAATGGATATGAATCTCATCAAAGTCGGCTGCTGCAAACAGTTGACGTACCATGTTGCGATCACTGCTATACGGAGAGACGAAGGCGGCGATAACAATCTGTCCCGCATCGACCATCAGTTTAGCGACCTCACCGATTCGGCGTAGATTCTCATGTCGCTCGGCTTCGGAAAAGCCCAGATCAGCATTCAGTCCATGTCGTACATTATCACCATCCAGTACATAACAGAGCCTGTTTTGCTCAAATAAAGCTCGCTCTAGTGCAAAAGCAATCGTACTTTTACCCGCACCTGGCAAACCAGTTAGCCATAGTAACCTACCGCGCTGCTGATACCGTTGCTCCCGTTCCTGACGTGTGACAGCAGAGGTCTGCCAATGGATATGGGGTTGCGTGTTCATCATTAAACAATGCGTCCTTTCCTAATGAAATATGATCGTATCTATGAAGCGATTGCTTCTTATCTTTGTATCATACCAGCCCACATGCTGGACTGCGAATATGGAAAATCGTGACTATACATAAAATCCAAGTAAGCAAAGGAACAGAAGGAGAATACCATCTAACAAAAACAAGATGATCCTACAAAACAAGATCATATCATCAAAAGCGCCCAATCTCTGTAGAGAAGGGCGCTTTTACTATAGTTATTCATATTCTATCGCTTGCGAGGATACTTGCTATACGTTTAGATTAATTCTGACTGCTTCAGTAGACGTTCAACGAGAGCGGCAACTTCTGCACGAGTCATATTAGCTTTTGGATCAATATTCCCATTACGTCCATTGATCAGTTTGGCACGAATGGTCAGTGCCAGATTGTCTGTTGCCCAGCTACCGATCTGGCTATGATCAGCAAAGCCAGCCAGTGCTGCTGTAGCATCCGAAGCAGATGTACGTTCAGCAAGACCAGTCAAACTCATCGCTTTCGCTACGATCATCATGGCTTGTTCGCGCGTGATTGTATCCTGTGGACGGAATGTACCATCCTCAAAGCCATTGATCAGCTTGTACGAAACGGCAGTCTGTACAGCGCCTGCGTACCATGCGTCGGGCTTCACATCGCTAAAGGAAGTATCACCTTTACCTGTTGTTGGCAATCCAAGACCGCGAACGATAATGGCTGCGAATTCTGCGCGGGTGATGTTGGCATTCGGGTTGAAGGTGGTGTCAGTCACACCATTCACGACCATACGAGAACCCATGTCGTTCACTGCATCCTTTGCCCAGTGATGGTTTACATCAGTAAATGTCATCGGATGCCAGACAACGGAATAATTGCTGTTAGTCAGACTGTTCAGCACAGCATAATATTTATTGTCCTGCTTAATCACTTTGGTCGGGATATGGTCGATTGAGTTGTCGTCACGCAGGACGACGCCTGTCGTAATTTTCGATGGATCGATATCATCGGGTAACTGGATCGTACGTTCTACATACGAGTGGAACGAAGTCACGTCTGTCGATGTGCCATTGGTTGTTACCGTCACTTTGAAGTCATACGGAGAAGTAAGCAGGGTCGCGTTTTTCGCTTGGCTCGCTTCTATCATTTTTGCTGTGGTCGCTTCCGAAGATTTGGCGATTTGTAGCACAATCTGCGTATCGCTAGCTACAGCAGCTGTCTGACTCAGTGGTATTTCTTGGGATCGCAGCTTATACGATGCTGTATCGGTTTGAATTACAATCGTAGCTGATTTATTCTTCATATGTTGCAAAGCTTGTCCGGTAATTTGTGCTTGATTCACATCAGAGCCAGCAGGGACAGGGATGGTAACGATTGCGTTCGAACCTTCTGCATCCAGCTTTGCTTTCAACTTATCGGTATCGATATTGATTTTGGTAGTCTTGATATTGTTTTCGATTGTTGTGATGGCTTTGCCCGCATTTTCCTGTTTGCCGTTAACGAGTACAATCACATCGGTTATCGTTGCGCCAGGTGTGGTTGTACCTGGTGTTGGTACAGTCGGTGTTGTGGAAGGGCTGCTTCCGCCGCCACCTGAAGAACTACCGCCGCCAGAGCTTTCATTTGAAACGACAGCTTTGACCAGTACATAGCGCAGCACATTGGAATTCATATCCGCTTCAACGACTACGATGGAATCACCATCGGCTGCATTTACGAGTCCATCAAGAGGGAATGCACTATAGTCACTGACGTTTGCACCAATTTTCGGCAAAGTTGCATTGGCTGTACCGAAGTTTTTGAATATCCACTGATTACCTGTATTAGGCAGTGCAGGCGAATCGATCGATAATAATGTTTTACCATTATTGCCAGAACCGGATGGGTCTTTGACGCTCATTACGATTGGTGGAAACGTATCGGTCGTAAATTGCAATAGTGTCACCAGACCGGCTGGTTTGGATGAAGTAGCTGCATAACGTACTTTGACTTCATGCTCACCGATCAACGATGGCAGGTTGGAGCCGTTGTACAATACATACGCCTGTCCGTCTACAGAAATCTCCATCGTTGTGTCCAGACCGATGATCGTATTTAGCGTATCATTTGCGATCACAGCAGGTGCAGGCACGATCTCTGCATTCGGATCTTTGACGCCCACGATTTTACCTGTCGACTTGGAGGCAAACGAGCTTGCTGTTGCTTTGTAGCGAATGAAGTACGTATTCACTGCAAGCTTGTCAATCTCATTACTGTAAATGCTATTCCACTGAATCACATCACTCATCGTATATTCCATATCACTGTTCACGCCGGACAGCTTGCCATCATGCGCTTCTGCATACGTCGCATCGGTAACGCTAATATTCAGCGGTGGCAGTGGACGAGACGGAATCATAAACGACTGCGGCTGGCTATCTACAGAGCCTGCACTTGCAATCTGGATCACATTTACCGTCTGACCCATCCAGAAGGCAGGAATGTCTACATAACCATACGTATCCGCGATCACGGTTGAGCCATTGATGGAATACGTGCTACCAGGCTCCAGTCCGGTCAGTTTTTCATTCACATAATCGATAGAAGACTGAGGTGTCGTATGCGGTGATTTGGCTTTGTAGATCGTAACCATTTGTCCAGTGCCGATAAAATTATAATGAACTCCCGAAGATAAAACCAGGTAGATCTGACCGGAAGTCGGATATTGATCAGCAGGCGGTGGATCAGGAGTCATTTGAACCGAGTCAATGGTGACCGACCAGTTTTTGCCTGAGCCACTTGTAGTTCCTACAGTTGCGGATGCCGTACTGCTAAGCAAGACAATATCATTCGCATTCAGATTCACAACATCTTTATCAAATGTAAGATTGATTTTGGTGGATGTACTTGTGTCTGATCCATCTGCAACAGAAGAGAGCAAGGTTACATCCGTTGCAGGCGGATAGATTGAGATCTCATAGTATTTTGCGTTACCACTTTCTGAGAGAACCATTACATATAATTTGGTAGGCTGATTCGGGTCGAGCGTCACGGTATCCGTACTCGTGATTTCACCGCTACGATAGTCTCTCTCTGTGTATGGAATAACCGCAGCTTCAGCATTCTGTGCTTTAAAATCGCTTAGCAACAGTTCAGTGACACCAGACGGTGCATAAATATTCCATTTGATCGCTTTGCTGGTCGTCGTCCCATCTCCGCCTGAAATATCACCAGATATCGGTTTTGTATGATAAACCGAATCTAATGTAGCATTAGTATTGGGCGTATATTCCAGCGCACCCAGATCAACAATACCGCCATCAGTGCGAGGATTGCCATCCAGATCCAGACCGCTCAACACATACGTATTGTCGCCCTGATCAATTGCAGACACAGCCTGATTGCTCAAACGATAGTCCTTGTTATCCGTGCTTTTAAATAAACTGGAATCCGCAGAAGCCACAATCAAATTAGCATTCGCTTTTACCGGTGGAACGTCGAGTGATGCGATATAGAGCAAATCAGACAGATTCGTCTGGGCGTTATAATTCGATGAAGAATTTGCAACGATATTGTTGCGGAATTCATTGTCAAACGTCGTATTAGCCGGTCGTCCTGCATCTGTAAGGTAAGCGATTGGAGCAAGTGTATTTCCTTGATCATTTGTCAGACTATTATTGGCAAATGTATTGTTGTACCAGATTGCATCATATGCACCGCCACCAGCGCTGATGGCGCCGATTCCAGTTGAGGATGTATGTGTGTTAACCCAATTATCTGCGAAAAGCGAGTTGGTAATGGCTGCCTTCACGAAACTGTTAAAAAATAGCATGCCTTGAAAAGTATTGTCTGTCGAGTTGTTAGCTGCTAGAGAGTTGCTGAGGAATTTCACACGGTTGATATTGGCTTTGTACGGTGCCTGCACGATGCTAAGTGAAACGATACCACCCATCGTTTTGAATGCCTTGTTGTTGCCAATAAAATAGACATTATCCAGCGTAACACTGGAATATTGGTCTCCGGTAATCGATAATGCAGAACCCATATAGTCGAGTCCACCATTCGTCTGGACAACGTTAAAGTTTTTCATAATCAGGTTGGACATACTGAATGTCCCACTACCAGTGGCATAGATTCCCTGCACACCATGGCCATCGATCGTAATGGCTGGCTTGCCCTGAGCATCGGTCAGACCTTGAATCGTAAAGCTACCGGTCGATTGCGCCCCGATCTCAACGGATGTGCTATCACCGGGATTCCAGTGTGTCAGGCTACCCGTTAGTGTAATCGTTGATCCGGCAAGAGCAGAATCAAATACGACTGTACTATCAGCAACCTGTCCAGCTTGGGCAATCGCCCATGCGAATGAGCCAGTGCTGTCGTCGCCATTTGTATTAATGACCGTGAACACATTGTTGGCTGGTGGGCCTGCGAAAACCGAGCCAGCCGCACTTGAAAAAGAAGCTAGCAGTAGAATCAAGCATAACGAAATTTTGAACATCCTTGTTTTTGATATTGCATGATAATGGTTCACACAATCATCCTTTCGCCCTTTTGAATATGTTTATGCCTAAGGTCAGGCTCTATGTTCATTATCGGTCTTGCTTGTTTAATTGCTTAATTAGCAAAATAGGTATTTTTTCATGTAAAAAGCCAGAGTATAAAGCATATGCTTCATACTCTGGCTTTGGTTGAATACATTTCGATTAACGCTCGTCGTTCCAGAAATTAACTGGATGGATCGACTTATCAAGCGTTTTGAATGTATAACCTTCGGCTTTCAGTTCCTTCATCAGGATCGGCAGTACTTTCAGCGTGGCTGGTTGATCGTGCATCAGTACGACCGGTGTTTGACCACGACGCTCTACCGAATGAATCTGGCTCATGATGTTGTTGTAGACGCGCTGGTGATCCTTTTTGTATTTCCAATCCAGCGAATCGACATTCCAGTCCCACAGATGGAAGCCGCCGACTGGCAGCAGTACATCGCGGAAGTTCTTTTTCAGATAGGGCTTACTGCCGTAAGGAGTGCGCACCAGACTGGTGTATTTGCCAGTCACTTTGTACAGGCTCTTATTAGCACCGACCATTTCGTTGTAGGCGCTGTAAGGCGAAGCGTAGAATTTGCCCGGTACATGCGTGACACCATGCAGTCCGAGTCCATTGCCTTCCGCTACGATGCGTTTGGTCGCCGAAGCGTAACGCTCCATATGTGGACCGAGCATGAAGAAAGTCGCTTTGGCATTATATTTCTTCAGAATGTCCAGCAGCTGCATCGTATGTGCAGTCGGACCGTCATCGAAGGTAAGATAGATGGTTTTGCCAGCAGACACCTTGCTCTGTTTGTCTGTCGTTCCAGAGGATTTGGCGGTGGCAAAGACGGTTTGCGGAATAAGCAGTGCCATGATGAGGGTAATGATGATCCATTTTTTCTTGTGCAGCATACGATTAAACGCTCCTTACTTGATTGATTTCGTTTTCCATGATTCCCGTCATTCATCATAACAGGATTAGCAAAGCGTAATCTTGCGTCAAACAATACTATTGCATAACATTTTTGTCATTTAACCGCATAGAAATATACAAAAAGTTTAAATTGTAAAGATTGAAATTTTGAGATATAGGCACATAGTCGCCACCAGGAAAAAGGAAGTGCCTGAACAACGTCCGCGTCAAATAGCTGTTAGTAGGAAAATGGCATAACATAACAGAAGCGCATACCGGAGCGATCCCAGTATGCGCTTGCTGATGCTATATCATCTTCTGTTATCGATGGGTTGCCCAAATCATTCCGAGCCCTGTTGCACCTTCGCCGACCAGCCGTTGTAATCGTGTACGGCAATACCGGCAAATGAAGAGTAGACCGAAGCGGTCACGGTTACTTGATCCAATTGCTGATTCATGTAAGCTGCGCTCTCTTCGTAAAAGCTGATGTTGTTGCCTTCATCGGTTTGATTCGTTTCGACACCGATGTAGACGCGTGCGCCCGTTTCGGCACCTTCTTGCAGCTCAGCGTAGGAAACGTCCAGAATCGAGTCCGCGCGATCACGGTAAGCCATGAGGGTCACGGAGTTATACTGTTTCATCATCCAGCTGCTGAGCGTGGAGCCGTCGGATGTGTTCAGCGTGTACAGCCAGAACGGAATATCGGCGGAAGCTTCTACTCCGAGTTGACGTGCGGTTTGAGCGACATCCAGTACACTTTGTTGCCATCCAGCGATGACAGACGCTTGGTCGGTGTTCCATTCCGGTAACAGATACGGCTCAATGTCGATATGAATACCGCTAAAGCGCTGTTCTGCCGAGGCACCGGCTTGATACGAGGAGATCCAATCGAGGGAGGATTGAAGCTGTGGACGCTGGGAATCCAGCGCCCAGGAAGGCGCACCATCTAATGCTTCCACAGCAATATTCTGTGCGGAAGCGGCGGCGATAAAGCTATGGTATACGCTAGCATCTAGGTCGGCGTTGATCTGCAGGTAGATCAGATTGACGTGTTGCGATGCCGCAAATTGCAAGACTTCGTCAGGCGAGCTTGCAATCAGCTGCGTATTCCACAGCCAGGTGGCTTTCTGAGCCGATTGTGCATGAGCGGGTTTCATCGGGAAACCTCCCAGCAGGATCAGGATGGTAAGAAAAATGATACCTGTCGTTTTGAACATCTGTTGTTTACTACTCATGTTGAATCGGACTCCTTCGATTCATACCGCATCAGGTATTCCTCGGCAACCGGCTATCTTAGCGAAATCCTGCATGTTTCGCCTTAGACCCTTGGCTTTGCGTCTTCACCTTTCGATGAATTTGCCCTGACTAAATATGATATTCTATTTAGTTCGGCGATACGATGAACGCCGAATACAATCTAAGGAAAGATTGCACACAATATATATCGTCTCAGTTACTGAGTTTATAAATAGCTTTTCGCCACATTTCGTCAATATTCTATCGTTGTTCGAACAAGAAGGACGATAACAAGCAGTAAACAACCGGCACTGTTGGAACATAAACAAAGCATATATCCAGATTTTCGGCGTTTTTCCATTACTGCTTGTGTGATCAGCTGTGTTTCGTAATAAAAAGGAACAGCCCCGATAACGTTGACAGTTGCAGGTCGCTGTTATCGGGGCTGATCGCATAGGATGAATCCAATCATCAGTTGCTAGATGGAATTAGTTGATTTTTTCCGGTTCTGGGTAGGTCACGTCTTTGGTATCGACGGTCACTTTTTTCATAACCGGTGGTGTATTCGGCTTATCCTGATCGCCGCGTGGCAGGTTAACGATGTTGTCGACCTCGTCCATGCCGCTGATTACTTTACCGAATGGTGCATATTCACCGTCCAGCTGTGCTGCGTCTGCTACCATGATGAAGAACTGGGATCCGCCGCTGTTCGGATCGCTAGCGCGTGCCATCGAAATGATGCCGCGAGTATGCTTGAGATCATTTTGTACATTGTTGGACTGGAATTCGCC
The DNA window shown above is from Paenibacillus sp. JQZ6Y-1 and carries:
- a CDS encoding S-layer homology domain-containing protein; the protein is MNHYHAISKTRMFKISLCLILLLASFSSAAGSVFAGPPANNVFTVINTNGDDSTGSFAWAIAQAGQVADSTVVFDSALAGSTITLTGSLTHWNPGDSTSVEIGAQSTGSFTIQGLTDAQGKPAITIDGHGVQGIYATGSGTFSMSNLIMKNFNVVQTNGGLDYMGSALSITGDQYSSVTLDNVYFIGNNKAFKTMGGIVSLSIVQAPYKANINRVKFLSNSLAANNSTDNTFQGMLFFNSFVKAAITNSLFADNWVNTHTSSTGIGAISAGGGAYDAIWYNNTFANNSLTNDQGNTLAPIAYLTDAGRPANTTFDNEFRNNIVANSSSNYNAQTNLSDLLYIASLDVPPVKANANLIVASADSSLFKSTDNKDYRLSNQAVSAIDQGDNTYVLSGLDLDGNPRTDGGIVDLGALEYTPNTNATLDSVYHTKPISGDISGGDGTTTSKAIKWNIYAPSGVTELLLSDFKAQNAEAAVIPYTERDYRSGEITSTDTVTLDPNQPTKLYVMVLSESGNAKYYEISIYPPATDVTLLSSVADGSDTSTSTKINLTFDKDVVNLNANDIVLLSSTASATVGTTSGSGKNWSVTIDSVQMTPDPPPADQYPTSGQIYLVLSSGVHYNFIGTGQMVTIYKAKSPHTTPQSSIDYVNEKLTGLEPGSTYSINGSTVIADTYGYVDIPAFWMGQTVNVIQIASAGSVDSQPQSFMIPSRPLPPLNISVTDATYAEAHDGKLSGVNSDMEYTMSDVIQWNSIYSNEIDKLAVNTYFIRYKATASSFASKSTGKIVGVKDPNAEIVPAPAVIANDTLNTIIGLDTTMEISVDGQAYVLYNGSNLPSLIGEHEVKVRYAATSSKPAGLVTLLQFTTDTFPPIVMSVKDPSGSGNNGKTLLSIDSPALPNTGNQWIFKNFGTANATLPKIGANVSDYSAFPLDGLVNAADGDSIVVVEADMNSNVLRYVLVKAVVSNESSGGGSSSGGGGSSPSTTPTVPTPGTTTPGATITDVIVLVNGKQENAGKAITTIENNIKTTKINIDTDKLKAKLDAEGSNAIVTIPVPAGSDVNQAQITGQALQHMKNKSATIVIQTDTASYKLRSQEIPLSQTAAVASDTQIVLQIAKSSEATTAKMIEASQAKNATLLTSPYDFKVTVTTNGTSTDVTSFHSYVERTIQLPDDIDPSKITTGVVLRDDNSIDHIPTKVIKQDNKYYAVLNSLTNSNYSVVWHPMTFTDVNHHWAKDAVNDMGSRMVVNGVTDTTFNPNANITRAEFAAIIVRGLGLPTTGKGDTSFSDVKPDAWYAGAVQTAVSYKLINGFEDGTFRPQDTITREQAMMIVAKAMSLTGLAERTSASDATAALAGFADHSQIGSWATDNLALTIRAKLINGRNGNIDPKANMTRAEVAALVERLLKQSELI
- the cysC gene encoding adenylyl-sulfate kinase, whose translation is MNTQPHIHWQTSAVTRQEREQRYQQRGRLLWLTGLPGAGKSTIAFALERALFEQNRLCYVLDGDNVRHGLNADLGFSEAERHENLRRIGEVAKLMVDAGQIVIAAFVSPYSSDRNMVRQLFAAADFDEIHIHCPVHICEQRDPKGLYAKARAGQIQGFTGIDAPYEAPETPELVINTELLSVEEAVLLMMETLELRST
- a CDS encoding polysaccharide deacetylase family protein produces the protein MLHKKKWIIITLIMALLIPQTVFATAKSSGTTDKQSKVSAGKTIYLTFDDGPTAHTMQLLDILKKYNAKATFFMLGPHMERYASATKRIVAEGNGLGLHGVTHVPGKFYASPYSAYNEMVGANKSLYKVTGKYTSLVRTPYGSKPYLKKNFRDVLLPVGGFHLWDWNVDSLDWKYKKDHQRVYNNIMSQIHSVERRGQTPVVLMHDQPATLKVLPILMKELKAEGYTFKTLDKSIHPVNFWNDER
- a CDS encoding AraC family transcriptional regulator yields the protein MIRQSVLLTLQEQPYFCLPESVGLYSEHPDHSVLREEGALNNFNIHYVASGKGYVEVDGTVHELRGGQAVLYFPMQRQRYYSSQDDPWDIRWVHFYGERLHDYMIERGFHRHPLWTLRQRESWEQAHLHLLDEAEHNRMLHPSRLSTLTYAVLAEFVHQAAPLKKTRAGKAENRILTLLPQMQQEACEPFLLQDWAERAGVSEYYFCKLFKTLTEMTPLEFITRSRLQMAKQWLLERPDRNIGQIAADAGYPSVSYFNRQFMARENMTPSEYRKLYW